The window ttttttaatcattccACCTTCATCAGGTGCCATCATTATCATTACCTTTTCAGTCACACATGGGTCTTTTTAAGGCATTAACTTATGGTTTGGTCTTTCTGTGCAACAGACTAGCTTATTAAGCTGTTGCGTTTCATTATTCTGGATTTCTTCTGGTTCAGGCAGCATCAAAGGACACTAGAGAAGAGGAAAGGTTGGTCTGTCTTGTTAGTGGAGTCTCAGAAGCTTGAGGTAAAGAGGAAACAAATGCTTCCATGAGGACTGCTTTTGATACCCAAAGTGTGAAGAAACTGTAAAGatctgtatttttaaagaatgtatAATGTGAAAATTTTTATCATATGCTTGTTTTGTATAAAGTATTATGGCAAAGTAATAACTTTTTGAATCAAAAAGCAATACAATACCAGTAAAATCCTGAGTTGTTACGTTATTTCACTCTTTTACTTATTTCAGAAAGAAATTGCTCTTCCAACACTTTCACAtcaagattttatttatatatagacaCTTGTAAATTGCAAATACTGAGAGGAAACAGTTCAATTATCCAGTCCTCGAAGTGATGCATTTTCAAGGCCTCTTTCCTACCAAAATCAACATTTGAATGAGTCGCTCTGCAAACAGCATTTTAAAAGCACTtctgtaaataatattaaaaacctACAGCAGCTATTTTCTGGATTTCCAGCAGGTCATTCAGGATCATGGTGCAGAGCTCGAGCTGCTCCTGTCTGGCAGAGATCTTGCCATCAAGAGCCTCCAGATGTCTCACAGAAGGGCACTGTTTGAAAAATTAATTCGTGAATTAAATATCAGtggtttaaaaagaaataaatacagaaGCATGCAATTTACCTGATCTGCAGGAAGATCTTTTATTTGGGTGTTTGATTCTTCAGTGTTTTCTAAAGTATGGACATTAATAAGAAATATCAGTCTGTGAAATTATTCTTTAAACGTACGAAAATATCTCACCTGCAACTGACGCCATTTTTAGTTTTGCTTGTAAAGTTGTAAATACGTGTTCGGtcttaattatattaattagtaATTAGTCTTAATTAATTACGTGAGAAAGTTCATTATATTTATCGTTCTTGACAATATGCACCTGGGTTGTTTACCTGGAATTGTCGTTCCTGCACGCCTGAAATGAAGATATAAATTTATAAgtaatttaaaagtgttttgtgCCGCAcggggacttttattttgaagtggtgttttattttgaagCGCTGTCAAACGTGGCTTCCTGCTGCATGAAAGCATGTTGTCTGCCGTCATTGAGCTGAGCTGTTTATGGTACTCTTCAGTTTTATTCGCACGGCCGGCACACGTTTAAACGTTTACTCGTTCACGCTAAATAGGCCGTTTAGGAGCGCGAGGATGTGTAAAGAGCCGAAGACGAGAGTCCTGCGGTTACCGGCTCAGAGCTCCGTTGACCCGACGCCGCCGCCGCCGCAGGGTGAGGAGTCATATGGCCGTTTATGCTCTCAAATGTGCTTATTTAGTCGAGAAACAAACACTACTGTCAGTTTTCTGGTCGTGATTTATAACACACGCTCCGATTTCGTATTTCTGTAATCTTTTACATAACTacattttggatttttattcaactaaggtgggcacgctgtgatctgtactgtatttttactgtttaaaaaaacccAACACGGGAGTAGGAGTCATTCTTCAGGGACTGGAACGGGACGGGGTTTCCCCCAGTTTTTTCGTGGGATTGGGACAggatgaggttttttttttgttttgtttgttttttgtttttttgtggaaGTGACCACTCCCAATCCCAATCCACTCCCGTGTGAGTCACCCTCTAATCTAAatgcataattatattttagaaaaagtactgctttttaaaggttttctcttataaacactttttttttcttcacacatGAAATGTGTTATATGTCATGCTGTTGTCTCACTGGTAACCAAGTAGCCTACACTTATTTTTGGTAAaaccaccttttttttttgaggtaaAATAGTTGGTTTTGGTAAAAATTGAGACATTTAATACTTTgagtaaaaatacagaaataatcaTTTCAAAAGAAACGCGCACATAATggtttttcactctttgttcatattattgtagtttaaaaaaatgtggtGATCTTCATAATGTAGTGTTGATGGGTCTGAAAATACAAGgtgtttacaaaaataaatctgtcttaaactttttaatgtgGCCCTAATATATCAATAAGAATGAAAGTTGAAGTCAATATTTCGACGGATCAGTCCTTGGCATGTGCATGTAGTTTTATAATCATCTCTTGCTggtgtatgttttgtttgttgtgagCACAGAGTGGACCGAGATCCTGACCGTCACAGTCAAGGCTCTGAAGGCGGGTCAGGTCGTGGCCGTTCCCACTGACACCATCTACGGTCTGGCCTGCGTGGCTCAAAACTCTGCGGCCGTCACGAGAGTCTATGATATCAAAGGAAGGAATGGAGACAAACCTCTAGCCATCTGTGTCGGAGAAATACAGGACATATACAGGTTAGTTCACAGTCCTCAGATCAGTTTACTGAAACAACACTACTGTTGAAAGGTTTGGGGTCACTAAGAtattttgttggtttttttggggggggggtttTCTTTTGAACTGCAATAATGCATTGATAGACTTTCGAAAACGTTAGAAAATTGTACTGGCATCTCATTTTTTTTGAAGAGTACTGACACTGACATTGTTGCAGTCAAATCACCACGGTGCAAATATTTAAGTGTGACTTGATATGCACTTATGGAATGTACATGAAAGGGTCATGGTATTACCCTCTGATAGAGTGACAGTGCAGTATTCCTGTTGTAAGGCGGGTTCGGAATGCTTTCAGATTCTGTAAGGTGTCTGTGAAGGAGGATCTGCTCCGAGATCTGCTGCCTGGACCGGTTACACTAGTTCTGGAAAGATCAACCACACTGAACGGAGACCTCAATCCTTTTACCAAGGTTCGCTTTTTGTTGTTCTCTGtttgcttggaaaaaaaaataaaaataaaaataaaaaaatttataaccccttgtgaaaaagaatgctttagcatacttttaaaggTTACTTCTTAAGCACATAATATACTTTAAGCGAGAGCTGAATGTAATGTATTTGAACATATAAGTgcatgttatttaaaattgaatggaaaaatgttttatagtttaaatttatattaaatgcagttagTTGAACTTTTTTTGACCTGCTTTATTAACATTATGTAACTTCATAATTTATCTTTGCAATATGGTTGAAGTGTTACTGcagaatgtactgacaagcatttatgataaactaaaatatactttaatgtaatttctattgaaacttgtcatgtatttaaaatatatttgtaatgaagTTGTCTgattagtacatttaaaatgcattatctTTAAATGTCGAATACACcaagttaaaaaatataaagtacttttcttgtgctttagtatgttggtcaacacatcaaaataagtgtacttcattaaaatacaacaaaagattattaaaatgatttaaaatgtacctTAAACCTTGTCATTTGACATTATTCCATTATGCActatttaaaagtgtacttaagtgcgTTAAGAAAATGTGAtgtacttttaaaatctgaagtacactacaagtgcgcatttaatacaattaagcacactacTTTTTGTTATGCGTGTAGATCTCGGTACTGTCCTCTTATTTTCTGTCTTCtgtatcatttaatattttgtgtgctGCAGCTCATAGGGGTTCGCATTCCAGACCATCCGTTCATGAGGCGTCTCTGTCAGATGTGCGGCGAGCCGCTTGCTCTCACCAGTGCTAACGTCAGCGCACAAACCAGCACGGTTGCTGCTAACGTAAGTACAGAACTCAAGAGTTACATCTGAATGGCCTTCAGACTGTGTTTGACGTGTTGGTCGTCTTCTGCAGGAGTTTGAGGATTTGTGGCCCAGTCTGGCTGTTGTGGTGGACGGAGGCCCGATTGGAGATAAAAGCCGTTTGGGTTCAACAGTTGTGGATCTGTCTGTATGCGGCAGATACCGTATAATCAGACCGGGATGGTGAGCAACTCGCAGCCATATTAATATGCATACAGTgctttgcattatttatttattctaaatgttgtttttatctgtatgtgtgtgcatgcgtgacATTTAGTCAACCATCCTGGCACATCCCtacatcaaataaaatatggGCCTGTCTTTTGTCTTGTCTTGCAGTGCGCTCTCTGCTACAGTTCAGGTACTTGAGGGCAAGTATGGACTGCTGGAGGATCCTATCAACCAATGAGATGCAAGCGCAGCACAAACCCGCTGTAGGTCAACGTCAGCCCAGGGATCAGACGCTCTTCTGAAGTCTGTGTGGTTCTCAGTAATGGGTCTTGAGTTTCTCTGCTTTTTCACCTCTCTTCAGAGAGGTTTGGGATTGGTGGATCTGGTCTGAGTGTGCTTATAAATTGAGTTTGTGGATTCAATAGACTCTGTTAAAGACGCACATTGTTCTTACTTGTAGTCAGACGTTTAGTTTCAGTGGAGTGTGATCAGATGTTCTGTACAGTGGGGTAATTCTCCTGTTGACATGACCTCTACACCACTGAGATGCCTTTGGGGATACACGGAATATTATAATGAATACTGCAAACCTTGATTGAGTTGATTGCTTTGTTACAGTACAGTAATAGTTTAGACTTAAGGATTTGgggttttatttattgcaattttaaatatcagattgagttggggtttttttgttttttaggggTCACTTGCTCTCTGGCAAGAGCGTCAgtctttttataaaattaaaaaaatctgaagtcaagaacttttatttattattgtactGTTTTTCATTGTGGACCAAAGCAGATTAAATCATCTTATGCAGATGTTATGCAAGAGTCCCACTCATTTGGTATTTGCAGTTAACCCATTATGTCCCTGTTGGCCGCCTTCCATTTTATTTCATACAGTTAGTAATGCTTATGAATTTATGGATGTTTTGGATGTAAACTGGGTTAAGCCATGTTTCTGTTCTTCTGAGACATGTTGACATGGAGCAGCAGTCTCGGAGAATAACTGGCTGTTTGTTTACTATCTGTGGCTGTATTCAAGGGAGATCGTGCCAAACCGTGGAAAACTTCACTTGCTGTTATGTGAGAAATGAGTCTctataatttaaacatttgaaaacataCATGTGTGAATATTTTAACCTCACTGGCCAGATCAGAGACCTAGTGTGCACGACATGTACAGTATTGCATGCAAGTCACTTCAGAAAGGTTGTATTTAAGAGCTGAAGGTAGGGCACAATTGATACAGCGTCTCTAATCAAAATGATAACCCAGTTATTTAACATGGAATCAGTGAATCATGGCAGGAGGCCACTAGTTTTAA is drawn from Onychostoma macrolepis isolate SWU-2019 chromosome 16, ASM1243209v1, whole genome shotgun sequence and contains these coding sequences:
- the yrdc gene encoding yrdC domain-containing protein, mitochondrial, with translation MVLFSFIRTAGTRLNVYSFTLNRPFRSARMCKEPKTRVLRLPAQSSVDPTPPPPQEWTEILTVTVKALKAGQVVAVPTDTIYGLACVAQNSAAVTRVYDIKGRNGDKPLAICVGEIQDIYRFCKVSVKEDLLRDLLPGPVTLVLERSTTLNGDLNPFTKLIGVRIPDHPFMRRLCQMCGEPLALTSANVSAQTSTVAANEFEDLWPSLAVVVDGGPIGDKSRLGSTVVDLSVCGRYRIIRPGCALSATVQVLEGKYGLLEDPINQ